Proteins from a genomic interval of Gadus morhua chromosome 21, gadMor3.0, whole genome shotgun sequence:
- the nus1 gene encoding dehydrodolichyl diphosphate synthase complex subunit nus1, whose amino-acid sequence MALVYELVWRMLHVLLHIHRTLVTSLRVLLRNWNGQTWRRAVAALLTPASLAGFPDSQKKLVLEISKRARGRCSRPSGCLVEKLPVHVGLLIVEEQPSYTDIANLVVWCMAVGISYVSVYDNHGVFRKNDTLLLEKIVRQQDLLGLEDSKYNAEFLSNGNTVHQDQIVSGQPVVKVLSPEDGKQSIVEAARRFCRTVEQKEKTSKDIDVPMFDALLRESKNIPDPELVMKFGPVDSTLGFLPWHIRLTEFVSLPSHVDVSYEDFLVALQRYSTCEQRQGK is encoded by the exons ATGGCGCTGGTCTACGAACTAGTTTGGCGTATGTTGCACGtcctcctccacatccacaGGACGCTGGTTACCTCGCTTCGCGTTTTACTCAGGAACTGGAACGGACAGACGTGGAGGCGGGCGGTGGCCGCGCTCCTCACGCCTGCCAGCCTCGCGGGGTTCCCCGACAGCCAGAAGAAGCTGGTCCTGGAGATCAGCAAGCGAGCTCGCGGTCGCTGCTCGCGCCCGAGCGGGTGTCTCGTGGAGAAGCTCCCGGTTCACGTCGGTCTGTTGATCGTGGAGGAGCAGCCGAGCTATACCGATATCGCCAATCTGGTGGTCTGGTGTATGGCGGTCGGTATCTCGTACGTCAGCGTATATGATAATCATg GTGTATTTCGGAAGAACGACACTCTGCTCCTTGAGAAGATCGTGAGGCAGCAAGACCTGCTAGGTCTGGAAGACTCAAAATACAATGCTGAATTCCTTAGCAATGGGAATACCGTGCACCAAGACCAGA TTGTTTCCGGCCAGCCGGTGGTGAAAGTCCTATCCCCAGAGGATGGGAAGCAGAGCATTGTTGAAGCAGCCCGGCGCTTTTGTCGCACCGTGGAACAGAAAGAGAAGACGTCTAAAGATATTGACGTCCCCATGTTTGATGCCCTGCTACGAG AATCAAAGAACATCCCAGACCCGGAGCTGGTTATGAAGTTCGGCCCAGTGGACAGCACCCTGGGCTTTCTCCCGTGGCACATCAGACTCACTGAATTTGT ctCCCTGCCCTCTCACGTCGATGTCTCCTATGAGGACTTTTTGGTCGCACTACAACGATACTCCACCTGTGAACAGCGGCAAGGCAAGTGA
- the LOC115534716 gene encoding uncharacterized protein LOC115534716: MAPKQIYGRCSVFGCESKKLSTFVAPSSESLRNQWVHFVFDGNAPTRLPKCVFVCAKHFTDDCFFNLGQYRAGFAEHLKIKPGSVPTLPASATNRGQANTSTDYIQLHLSRDVACQTDHVESLKTHTVGTQLSFRTLRTHIKSEGVQATVFCKDFGVGTSNADPLCLSSSPVKKPSKRPRVDLEEELEANPLEGSSLVEASKGPYSTYDPSDSITALLDSTLKSEDSSTATHNGKKYMVYESCIMELFNACPVCTRACEVTTQRLGTFLSVKQQCPHCTFGRRWNSQPILGSTPAGNLHLSAAVYLSGASFLKIEKVFKAMKLQLFRYETFRRHAKSFIEPAVIHQWKVLNDLNLQRLSQEEIVILGGDMRADSPGHSAKYGSYTMMDLHTNTIVDIQLVQSNEVGGSAHMEKEGLKRSLALLESRGVHLDCIVTDRHPQVQKFLRERNVTHYYDVWHFAKGISKKLLAISMQKDCEKLKKWMKSINNHIYWTAAGSTSGPERIAKWTSILNHVRDVHVHEDPLYPKCEHAIRQTSDRSKWLQAATPTFSKLEKLLTNKRALKDVAKLSPHHQTSSLEAFHAVILRFAPKNVVFPFIGKLCRLYLAAMHSNHNVDRPQAETKEGVPMNKISFAKARKGECKSKPQKIQQTFGYVDGIMDVIFEEVFPNPTPYTEALLEIPVPEPLTAQYEKPDKEAVISSLVSRFKRGDV, translated from the exons ATGGCTCCCAAACAAATCTATGGCCGGTGCTCAGTGTTCGGATGTGAAAGTAAAAAACTAAGTACATTTGTAGCTCCTTCATCCGAGTCTCTGAGGAACCAGTGGGTTCATTTTGTTTTCGATGGAAATGCGCCGACACGACTTccgaaatgtgtgtttgtgtgcgccaaACATTTCACCGACGACTGCTTCTTCAACTTGGGACAATACAGAGCTGGATTTGCTGAACATCTGAAAATTAAGCCTGGATCAGTACCAACTCTCCCTGCCTCAGCTACAAACCGCGGACAA GCCAACACATCGACTGATTACATTCAGCTGCAtctctcaagggatgttgcATGCCAGACGGACCACGTGGAAAGTTTGAAAACGCATACTGTAGGCACACAGCTATCCTTTAGGACTTTGCGGACCCACATTAAAAGTGAAG GTGTCCAGGCAACTGTCTTCTGCAAGGATTTCGGTGTTGGGACATCCAATGCAGACCCATTGTGCCTGTCATCGTCACCAGTAAAGAAACCATCCAAAAGACCTCGGGTAGACCTTGAGGAAGAGCTGGAGGCCAATCCATTGGAGGGCAGCTCTTTAGTGGAAGCTTCTAAGGGACCGTATTCCACTTATGATCCTTCTGACTCCATCACAGCATTGTTAGACTCTACACTAAAGTC AGAAGATTCATCCACTGCAACACACAACGGCAAGAAATACATGGTGTACGAGAGCTGCATCATGGAGTTGTTTAATGCATGTCCAGTCTGCACGAGGGCATGTGAAGTGACAACCCAAAGGCTGGGGACATTCCTGTCTGTGAAGCAGCAGTGCCCCCATTGCACATTCGGAAGACGCTGGAATAGCCAGCCTATCCTTGGGAGCACGCCAGCTGGAAATCTGCACCTTTCTGCCGCTGTGTACCTGAGTGGTGCATCTTTCCTAAAAATCGAAAAG GTCTTCAAGGCAATGAAGCTACAGTTGTTTCGGTATGAAACATTTCGCCGCCATGCCAAAAGTTTCATTGAACCAGCAGTTATTCACCAGTGGAAAGTCCTAAATGATTTGAATCTGCAGCGGCTAAGTCAGGAGGAAATAGTGATACTTGGTGGTGACATGAGAGCTGACTCTCCAG GTCACTCTGCAAAGTATGGGAGTTACACAATGATGGATCTCCATACTAACACCATTGTGGACATTCAGTTGGTCCAG AGCAACGAGGTTGGTGGTAGCGCCCATATGGAGAAGGAGGGACTGAAGAGGAGTCTAGCCTTACTGGAGTCGCGTGGCGTCCACCTTGACTGCATTGTCACTGATCGTCATCCTCAAGTACAGAAGTTCCTCAGGGAGAGAAACGTAACCCATTACTACGATGTCTGGCACTTTGCAAAAG GTATTTCAAAGAAGCTGTTGGCAATCAGTATGCAGAAAGACTGTGAGAAACTCAAGAAGTGGATGAAGAGCATCAACAACCACATATACTGGACTGCAGCAGGCTCAACCTCCGGGCCAGAGAGAATCGCAAAGTGGACCTCGATCCTGAACCATGTTCGAGATGTCCATGTACATGAAGATCCTCTTTACCCCAAGTGCGAGCATGCGATCCGCCAGACAAGTGACCGGAGTAAATGGCTTCAAGCAG CAACTCCAACTTTCTCCAAGTTGGAGAAGTTGCTGACCAATAAAAGGGCGCTGAAGGATGTTGCAAAACTGAGCCCCCACCACCAAACTTCATCTTTGGAGGCTTTCCATGCGGTTATTCTTCGTTTCGCCCCCAAAAATGTTGTCTTTCCCTTTATTGGAAAGCTGTGCAG ACTCTACCTGGCTGCTATGCATTCAAATCACAATGTGGACCGACCACAGGCCGAAACAAAGGAAGGAGTACCGATGAATAAAATCTCCTTTGCAAAGGCTAGGAAGGGAGAGTGCAAATCTAAACCACAAAAAATACAGCAGACCTTTG GTTACGTTGATGGCATCATGGATGTCATTTTTGAGGAAGTCTTTCCCAACCCTACGCCATACACGGAGGCCCTGTTGGAGATCCCTGTTCCAGAGCCCCTAACGGCACAGTATGAGAAGCCTGACAAGGAGGCGGTCATCAGCAGCCTTGTGTCAAGGTTCAAACGGGGGGACGTTTAA
- the si:dkeyp-114g9.1 gene encoding uncharacterized protein si:dkeyp-114g9.1: MAGQVSASTGAELHEQLALLSTTSAEAEEENDISQSSTGNYIGILDLSDEVLLLILRKLDPTSLLRLGATCCTLFRVCSCNSLWTKHFQGSFEVSLAAPAACSVPAKEYFRLVFMWKTLFKNLHCNRFLQEKLFANVPYPPHQYWTQWLVLEESVPLPVVRLPTDDIQAIWGIGCEALKPVEVKEEDNNMKFEWCKLHGLACEEHGDVSKVFHYVLKQQEKKDHEDLEAMFHQYTGHRFQWHFSYWLFKQPPPFNRQLHAIFLQWRKHNKRKVSKWAAPKCDVEYLASLHPITADYWKGRLALGDETAGIQVIENYFSMCKSLVAWILGRDWGRLKRRKVYEDTLDGVYLVLRREAWEGPVDHQRFWEVAKSQMSRVCTLEETAANYVNWKMIENLPYYKLYMVTGNAVYLGHLQNFLQRKQLVHSWINLEDNAWVRNLLPEDLFTVLEYHSKISQDCLHGDGDLAQLSRLIWLYLNSGQLLYLEAIKGLVLQHAQGCLSYFDELRPLESMNNLIVP; the protein is encoded by the exons ATGGCAGGACAGGTCAGCGCGAGCACGGGGGCTGAGTTACACGAACAACTTGCGCTCTTATCCACGACTTCAGCCGAGGCTGAAGAAGAGAATGACATCTCTCAAAGCAGTACTGGAAACTATATAGGGATCCTCGATTTAAGCGATGAAGTTCTCCTGCTTATATTACGAAAGCTAGATCCCACATCATTGCTGAGACTCGGAGCCACTTGTTGTACCTTGTTTCGAGTTTGTTCTTGTAACTCTCTGTGGACTAAACATTTCCAG GGCTCATTTGAAGTCTCCCTCGCTGCCCCTGCTGCCTGCTCGGTTCCTGCCAAAGAATACTTCCGCCTGGTCTTCATGTGGAAGACACTGTTTAAAAACCTGCACTGTAACCGCTTTCTCCAGGAGAAACTCTTTGCAAATGTACCCTATCCCCCTCATCAGTACTGGACCCAGTGGCTTGTTCTTGAAGAAAGCGTTCCTCTCCCCGTGGTCAGGCTGCCCACAGACGACATCCAGGCGATCTGGGGGATTGGCTGTGAAGCTTTAAAGCCGGTTGAAG TTAAAGAGGAGGACAACAACATGAAGTTTGAATGGTGTAAACTTCATGGTCTAGCCTGTGAAGAGCATGGGGATGTTTCCAAGGTCTTTCATTACGTCCTCAAACAGCAAGAAAAAAAGG ATCATGAGGACCTCGAGGCCATGTTTCACCAGTATACAGGGCACCGTTTCCAGTGGCACTTTAGCTACTGGCTCTTCAAACAGCCACCCCCCTTCAACCGCCAGCTGCACGCCATCTTCCTGCAATGGCGAAAGCACAACAAGCGCAAGGTGTCCAAATGGGCGGCTCCAAAGTGTGATGTGGAGTACCTGGCCTCCCTGCACCCAATCACCGCAGATTACTGGAAAGGAAGGTTGGCACTTGGAGATGAGACGGCTG GCATCCAGGTGATAGAGAATTATTTTTCCATGTGCAAATCACTGGTGGCCTGGATTCTGGGGCGTGACTGGGGAAGGCTGAAGCGCAGAAAG GTGTACGAGGACACCTTGGATGGGGTGTATCTTGTGCTCCGTAGAGAGGCCTGGGAAGGACCAGTGGACCACCAAAGATTCTGGGAGGTGGCAAAGTCCCAGATGAGCCGGGTTTGTACCCTGGAAGAAACGGCCGCAAACTATGTCAACTGGAAGATGATCGAGAACCTGCCTTACTACAA GCTCTACATGGTGACAGGAAACGCAGTCTACTTGGGTCATCTTCAAAACTTTCTCCAAAGGAAGCAGCTTGTTCACAGCTGGATCAATTTGGAAGACAACGCCTGGGTTCGAAACCTGCTCCCCGAGGACCTCTTTACAGTTCTGGAGTATCACAGTAAGATCAGCCAAG ATTGCCTTCATGGAGATGGAGACCTGGCCCAGCTGAGCAGACTTATATGGCTGTATCTAAACTCGGGACAGCTTCTCTACTTGGAAGCAATTAAGGGGCTGGTACTACAACACGCTCAAGGCTGTCTTTCCTACTTCGATGAACTACGTCCATTAGAAAGTATGAACAACCTCATTGTTCCCTAG